A genomic region of Saccopteryx bilineata isolate mSacBil1 chromosome 1, mSacBil1_pri_phased_curated, whole genome shotgun sequence contains the following coding sequences:
- the CLP1 gene encoding polyribonucleotide 5'-hydroxyl-kinase Clp1: protein MGEEANDDKKATTKFELERETELRFEVEASQSVQLELLAGMAEIFGTELTRNKKFTFDAGAKVAVFTWHGCSLQLSGRTEVAYVSKDTPMLLYLNTHTALEQMRRQAEKEEERGPRVMVVGPTDVGKSTVCRLLLNYAVRLGRRPTYVELDVGQGSVSIPGTMGALYIERPADVEEGFSIQAPLVYHFGSTTPGTNIKLYNKITSRLADVFNQRCEVNRRASVSGCVINTCGWVKGSGYQALVHAASAFEVDVVVVLDQERLYNELKRDLPHFVRTVLLPKSGGVVERSKDFRRECRDERIREYFYGFRGCFYPHAFNVKFSDVKIYKVGAPTIPDSCLPLGMSQEDNQLKLVPVTPGRDMVHHLLSVSTAEGTEENLSETSVAGFIVVTSVDLEHQVFTVLSPAPRPLPKNFLLIMDIRFMDLK, encoded by the exons ATGGGAGAGGAGGCCAATGATGACAAGAAGGCAACAACTAAATTTGAACTAGAGCGAGAAACAGAACTTCGCTTTGAGGTGGAGGCGTCTCAGTCAGTTCAGTTGGAGCTGCTGGCTGGCATGGCAGAAATCTTTGGCACGGAGCTGACCCGAAACAAGAAATTCACCTTTGATGCTGGTGCCAAGGTGGCTGTTTTCACTTGGCATGGCTGTTCTCTACAGCTGAGTGGCCGCACCGAGGTGGCTTATGTCTCCAAGGACACCCCTATGTTGCTTTACCTCAACACTCATACAGCTTTGGAGCAGATGCGGAggcaggcagagaaggaagaagagcgAGGTCCTCGGGTGATGGTAGTGGGCCCCACTGATGTGGGCAAGTCTACAGTGTGCCGTCTGTTGCTCAACTACGCAGTGCGTTTGGGCCGCCGTCCCACTTACGTGGAGCTGGATGTGGGCCAGGGCTCTGTGTCTATCCCTGGTACTATGGGGGCCCTGTACATTGAACGGCCAGCAGATGTTGAAGAGGGATTCTCCATCCAGGCCCCTCTGGTGTATCATTTTGGCTCCACCACTCCTGGCACCAACATCAAACTTTATAATAAG ATTACATCTCGTTTAGCAGATGTATTCAACCAAAGATGTGAAGTGAACCGAAGGGCCTCTGTGAGTGGCTGTGTCATTAACACCTGTGGCTGGGTCAAGGGCTCTGGTTACCAGGCTCTGGTGCATGCAGCTTCAGCCTTTGAGGTGGATGTGGTTGTGGTTCTGGATCAAGAACGACTGTACAATGAACTGAAACGGGACTTGCCCCACTTTGTACGCACTGTGCTGCTTCCTAAATCAGGGGGTGTGGTTGAGCGCTCCAAGGACTTCCGGAGGGAATGTAGGGATGAGCGTATCCGTGAGTATTTCTATGGATTCCGAGGCTGTTTTTATCCCCATGCCTTCAATGTCAAGTTTTCAGATGTGAAAATATACAAAGTTGGGGCACCCACAATCCCAGACTCATGTTTGCCTTTGGGCATGTCGCAGGAGGACAATCAGCTCAAACTAGTACCAGTCACCCCTGGCCGAGATATGGTGCACCACCTCCTGAGTGTCAGCACTGCTGAGGGCACGGAGGAGAACCTTTCTGAGACCAGTGTGGCTGGCTTCATCGTGGTGACCAGTGTGGACCTGGAGCATCAAGTGTTTACCGTTCTTTCTCCAGCCCCCCGCCCACTGCCTAAGAACTTCCTTCTCATTATGGATATCCGGTTCATGGATCTGAAATAG